One region of Limnospira fusiformis SAG 85.79 genomic DNA includes:
- a CDS encoding DNA cytosine methyltransferase, with protein sequence MNQYCRQAYFQNFGDYPEADIPQVYFTSLPKVNLITPGFPCQPFSI encoded by the coding sequence ATTAATCAGTATTGTCGCCAAGCATACTTTCAGAATTTTGGGGACTACCCAGAAGCAGATATCCCTCAAGTTTATTTCACTAGCCTTCCCAAAGTTAATCTAATCACCCCTGGTTTTCCCTGTCAGCCTTTTAGTATTTGA